The Desulfonauticus submarinus genome includes the window TCCATAAACGGTTGTTAGACTCAACTTTTTTTCCTAAGAACCCGTTTATCACCTATTCTCATGGTTATTTTTTGGCGATCAAAATACTCTAAAAGGGGAATAGTATACTTCCGAGACAAGCCAGTAATAGATTTAAAATCAGCAAGAGTCATTTCCTGTTGTTTGGCAAAAAAATCTAAAAGCAACTGCTTAAGTTTTTCTGCTATTGAAACTGCATAATAAAAGTTATTATTTATTTTAACTATTTTCTTTTCTTTCTCTAAAAGAGCTAAAATTTCATTTAATTCCTTAGTATCTAGCTTAAATTTATCCTTAATTTCTTTAAAATTGGGAGGATTAAAGCCAGATGTTTCTATTATCTTAAATATTCTCTCTAATAAATCTCTCTTTTCACCTTTTACTTTTACTTTATGTGAAAACAATTTAATAAATTTATTTTCTATCTTTATCTTATTTTCTTTTGTTAATTTATCTATCAGAAAATTAACTAATTTATCAGAATAATTTTTACCCCAACTTGAAAGAAGTTGACTCCTAGTTATACCTTCTAACAATTCATTTTTACTATGAAATTGAGTTAAAAAATCTAATAAACTGTTGCTTAATTTTTCTACTACTCTTTTTCCTACATACAATTTTATATCTTTTTCCACCAGAAAAACTTCCTGTTTAGAGCTTAAAATTTGTAGCTCCTTTTGCAAATCTTTACTTCTCAAATTAGTTAAAATTAAAAGTTGATCAAAATTAAGTCCTTTTATTCCCTGTCTATTTAAAACATTTAAAATGAGCTGACTAGCATTAAGATTAACTAGATTTTTAAAATATTTTATTTCTGGTGAACGTCTTTTTAAAGATACAGACATAGGATCTAAAACAATACCACCACCAATAGTTCGCAAAGGGGAAAATGAACGAATAACAAACCTATCTTGAAATACCCCCACCATTGGTTCAGGAAATCTGACTTGTGCAAGCGCTTTTTCTCCTGGCTTTAACTCATCTCTATCCAAAAGATAAATTCTAGCTAAAATTTCTTTTGAACCATGATGAAAATGAATTTCTGTTCTATGTTTAAGTGGTTTAGCCGCGGTGGAAAGACAATGCAATTCAATTGTCCACACTTTAGAAGGAAACAATGTTCCTGGTCTTGCTAAAACATTTCCTCTGTCTATCTTTTCTTTTTCTATACCTTGAAGATTTAAGGCTGTTCTTTCTCCTGCCTGAGCAACTTCTTTACTTTCAGAATGTACTTGAACACTTCTAACTTTTGCTAAAATACCTTTTGGATATATTTCTATATCTTCTCCTGTTTTAATTTTTCCTGAAATTGTAGTCCCAGTAATAACAGTTCCATGTCCATGTAAGGTGAATACTCTATCTACAGGCAACCTAAAAACATCAAAAATTCTATTTTTCCTTATCTTTTGAACCTGTTCTAAAATAACTTGTTGCAACTCTTGCAAACCTTTTCCAGTATGAGAAGAAACAGACACAATTGGAGCATCTCTTAAAAATGTATTCTTTAAATACTCTTGCACTTCTTCTTTAACTAAAGTTAACCATTCCTCATCTACCATATCCACTTTGGTTAATACGACCAGCCCTCTGTTAATTCCTAAAAGCGAACATATTTCTAAATGTTCCTCTGTTTGGGGCATAATTCCTTCATCTGCAGCTACCACCAAAAGAACAAAATCAATACCAGCCGCTCCTGCAACCATATTCTTAACAAACTTCTCATGTCCAGGAACGTCTACAATACTAACCCTTGTTCCATCTGGTAAATCCAAGTACGCAAAACCCAATTCAATAGTTATTCCTCGCTTTTTTTCTTCTGCCAATCTATCACAATCTATCCCTGTTAACGCCTTGATAAGGGTAGTTTTGCCATGATCAATATGACCAGCAGTTCCCATAACTATTGGCATAAAAAACTCCTTTTATTATCCTTTATTTAATAATAAAATAATTTTTTCATACTTTTTAGGAATCAATACTTTATTGCCTAAAGCATATTTAGGAATAATAATATTTTTTACTAATTTATCAATCCACAATTTAGAAACAGAAATCTCTCTAAAATAAAAAAAGTTTGTCTTGTCAGAGCAAATTATCTTATATCCTCTTACACAAATAAATATATTTTCCTTTTCACCTTTTAAATATAACTGTATATAAATACTCTTATTCTTAGAATCTAATCTTATCTCTTTTGCTTCTCCGTATTCTTTTATTTTTTCATTAATAAAAGTTAATATCAAAAAAGAAACTGCTCTATCTTTTCCAAAAGTTAAAATATCTTTTAACATATCTAATTCTCTTTAGAAACCTAGTTACTCTTAAACAAAGGTATTGGATTTACTGCTCTACCCAAAACAAATAAACCAAAATGTAAATGTGGTCCTGTGGCTCTGCCTGTTTTCCCAGCTAAACCAATAATCTGTCCTGCTTGCACTATCTGGCCCTTTTTAACTTTAAATCTATTTAAATGCATATATAAGGAGTATACTCCAAGACCATGATCTACAACAACTGTATTTCCACCAAAAAACATTTCCTTAATCAGAACAACCTTTCCTTTAGAAAAGGATCTAATAGGCGTATTTAATTTTGCTCTAAAATCAACACCTCTATGATAAGAACGTATATTCCCATTTAACACTCTTTTTACCCCAAAAGGAGATATTACTTTCCCTTGAACTGGTCTGATAATTTTATTTAACAGTTGGTATGGTGTAATCCTGGTTAAAATAAAATTTAATTCTTTTTTTTCTTTTTGTATTCTTTTTAAAGTATAAGAATCAAAATAAACCATTTTTTTAGGCAAAGTTAAATATTGCACAGCAAATCTTTTAATTATTGGACTAATTTCATATCTTTCTTTTTTTATTATATCTTTTTCTAAATAAAAAATTTTTAATACTTTTATTTTTTGCTCTCCAATATTCATGCCCAATAAAACTTTAGTCTGTCCTTTCTTATTAAGTGGAAGAGTTAAAACTTTTTTATCATATTCTATCCATAAAGCATCTACTGTATCTGAATAATCAAAAACAACCTCAAAAACATCTCCCTGAGATACCTGGGTAGGACAAGTTATTTTTACTTTTGCAAATGCTAATGAAATCCAACATAATAGTATAAACCATATACTAACAAATTTTAGCTTCTTTACTTCCATCTTTTACTCTAATCTCCACTTTTTCTCCTGTTTTTAATTGACGAATACTCTTTACAATCTCTCCACTACTTTTAATCTTAACTAGACTATAGCCTCTATTTAAGGGCAAAAACGGATCTAAGTTAGAAATTTGATTATTGAGAAGTTTTAACTGATTCTCTTTTTTAGTTAACAATTGTAAACAGTTTTGAATTAAATTCTCTTCCAACCCTCTGATCTTCTGAAAATATAGTTTAAAATATTCAGGACTAAAAAAAGATACTATTTTTTGTTCTAACGCACTGAAGTCCTTTATTTTTCTTGTTAAAAATAAGTTAAATTTATTTTCCAAAATTAATTGAAAGGAATTAAACTTATCTTCTAAAGACTCTATTTTTTTAAAGGGATTTAAAAAAGAAAATTCTCTTATTTTGTTACTCAAATTATGTTCCTTTTTATATAAAAAACCGTCAATAGCTTGCCATAAATTTTCCTCTAACTGCTGGACTTTAGAAAATAATTCTTGTTTTTTCATCCACAAAAGTTGAGGAACATGGCTAGGAGTAGATGCTCTTTTATCTGCAACCAAATCAGCAATAGTTGTATCTATTTCATGCCCAATACCTGTAATAATAGGAATCTTAGAGGAAAAAATTGCCCGAGCTACTTCTTCTGTATTAAAAGACCATAAGTCTTCTAAAGATCCTCCCCCTCTAATTAAAACCAATACTTCAGCTTTTGCATGAATATTAGCAATTTCAATTGCTTTTACTATCTGAGAAATACTCTCTTCTCCTTGAACGCTTGTAGGATAAAGGATAAACCTCTTTTCAAGCCCATATTGACTACTTATAGTAAGAAAGTCTTGCAATGCCGCAGAGTTTGGAGCAGTAATAACTCCAACAATTGTAGGATTAAAAGGTATTTCTTTTTTAGTGTCAGGAGAAAACAAACCTTCTTGTGCTAATTTTTCTTTCAACTTTTCAAAAGCCAAAAACAAAGTACCAGTTCCTACTTCTTGGACAAACTCTATAATTAACTGATAACGTCCTCTAGGAGGATATACATTTAATCTACCCGCACAAAGTACTTCTTGCCCATCTTTAAGCAACGTTTTAAGCTTAGAAAATCCTAGCTGATTTCCTTTAAACCAAACTACATCTAAACATGCACCTTCATCTTTTAAAGTAAAATAAATGTGGCCAGATGAGGCAACAGTATAGTTAGAAATCTGTCCCTTAACCCACACAAAAGGAAACTTACTTTCTAAAATATCCTTAATACCTTGAGTAAGTTCAGAAACTGAAAAAATATATGGGGATGAATTTATTATCTTATCCATATTAAAACCATAAAGTTAATCTTCTAATTTAGCTTACAAGTTAACTAAATAGATAGCAACCTTATCAAAAGGGTTATTCTACCTAATATTCTACTCGACCTTTAAACTTATTAACATATACACAGTTTTTTAGAAACCATGCTTTTTAGAAAGAAGTAATATCAATGGAATTTAAGGTATATATTAAAAAATAGAAAGGCTCTGTTCATTTACAAACAGAGCCTTTTCTTAATTAGATATTTTTGCAAAGTCTAATTAGGTAATTCCTTACATTTTACCTCAGATGAAGTACAGACCATATTTCTCCCACTATTCTTAGCCAAATAAAGAGCCTGATCTGCTTCTAAAATAAAGTTTTCTGCAGGAGTAAATGGACCAGGACGTAGACTAGTTACACCTATACTTACAGTTACCCTAAATTTTTTTCCATCTGCCGCAAAATAAGTTTTTTCTATCTTTTCTCTAATTCTTTGAGCCAATATCCAAGCACACTCTTCAGTAGTTTCTGGCAAAAGAACTACAAACTCCTCTCCTCCATACCGTGCTACTATATCTGTCTCCCGCACACTAGTTTGAACAAGATTAGCTATCTTTTTTAAAACCATATCTCCAACTAAATGCCCATATTTATCATTAATAGACTTAAAAAAATCCACATCTAATAGCAAAAGTCCTAAACTTCTTCCATTTCTTTGATGTCTCTTTATTTCTAAACGTAAACTTTCTTCAAAATGTCGTCTATTGTATAAACCTGTTAATCCATCATGATCTGCTCTTACTTTAATTTCCTCAAATCTAAGAGCATTTAAAATAGCCAGGCCTAAATGATTACAAGCACTGTGTAAAACTTGCACTTGATCCTTTCCCAATCTACCTCTTTCAGGACTTAAAACAACCAAACATCCATAGACACTTTTTTGACTTTTTAAAGGAACTAAAATTACCTTATCGCGACTAAAATTTTTTATATCTTTTATCTTAAATAAGTTTAACTGAAATTCCTTAATCTTATGATGGAATCTCTCTGCCAAAGAAAGTAGAAATTCTTGCCAAGCCATGACATTTTCTTGATTACCTTGAGGTATAAAACATTGGACAGCGTCAGCATCACTGCCCCACCAAAATATCCCGCCCACACCTTCTGTAGGCAATACATTTTCTAATTCTTCTCTGGCTATCTGAAAAATCCTTTCCACATCTAGACATTCATTTGCTCTAGTCAAAATTCGGTTTAAAAAAGTAAGCAAAGCATTTTTACGCGCTAAAATTTCTCTCTCCAAACTAATTTCTTTAGTCATATGTAAAATATCTGTATATAACTCAAATAAATCTGTTGCCTTCTTAATTAAAGAAACAAGTTGAGTCTTTGTAATGGGGTGGGTTAAAACTCCTAGAAAATTACTTGGGAACTCATAAATATTATCTAAATCACTTTTCTGACTAACAATAAAAACAACTTGCCCTTCCTTTAAAGACAAAAAGTTTCTATTTTTAATTGTTGTTAAATCTATAAAATAAATAGGCCAAAAAGAAAATATAGAAGATTCATTAGATAAATCATCTACCCATTTACGAGGTGCCTCTGGCAAAAAGGAATCTAATTTATTAAATACAGATTTTTCTTTTCCAACAAAAATAAAGCCTATTTCCTGCATTTTTTCCTCCTTAAAAAATAAAATGCAAGAAATAGGCCTACACTTCTAATTATTCATCATCAAAAGAATCATCAAAGCTATCTTCCATATCATAGGAAGAATTTTCTTCCCCACTTCCCCAAGTATTATTTTTTGCAAAACCAAATCTACTTCCCCCACTACCTCCAGAAGGAGTAGGAATAGGTATAAAAGGAAGTAACCATCTACCAAATTCTCCAGGATTTCTAGATTGAATATAAACTTCTCCAGGTCCACTAAATTCTAAAACTATGCCTTCACCGCTAAAAATAGAAGAAAGCCACCCACCAGCTTTAGTTATTTTATAATCAGTATCACTACTAAAAGCTACCAAATGGCCATTATCCACTATAAATTTCTCTCCTGAGGCAAGATTAATTTTTTCTAATCCCCCAAAACAGTTCAAAAATAAATTTCCTGTTCCCTCTACTTTTATTAAAAAAAATCCCTCTTTATTTAAAAAACCTTTAGCTAGTCCCTGAAATTTAACATCTAGATTAACATCTGGAGTAGCAGCCAAAAAAGCACCTTTTTCTAAAATAAATCCTTTAGAACCATCTAAAGTTAGCTCAGCAATAGAACCAGGTGATTTTGGAGCTAAAAATAGATGGCCTGACTGTTCTTGAGCTTTAAAATATGTATTAAAAAAACTTTCTCCTCCCAAAAATTTAGCTTTCAGACTTTTAAAAAGCCCTCCTCCACTTTTTTTTACCTCCATTTTTATAGCTTCTGTCATTGCAACCATTGCTCCTGGTTCAGCTTTAATCTCCTCTCCTGGATCTAAATTTACCTTTAACAAAGCATAACTTCCTTGAAATAAAATCTTTGTCTTCATCCTTATTCTCCTATTTAACTTTTATTAAAAAATTTACTTAAATTTTAAATATCAGGTTATTTTTAAAAAGTTAACTTAAAATTTAATAAAAACGCAATTTTACCTTTATAAATCCCATTTTTAGTTTTGAAAAAAACCTTGAGAAAATAGCTATATTCGGCTAAATAAAAATATTCTATCCTAAAGGAAAGGATGCTTAGGAATTTATATGGCCACTACTAATTCATTTGACAACAATCTAAAAAAACTTGAAGAAATAGCCAATTTATTAAGCCAAGATGATCTGCCTTTAGAAAAAGGTATAAAACTTTTTAAAGAAGGGATGAAAATTATTGCCAAATGTAAAACCCAACTTCAAAAAGCCAAAGATGAAGTAGAAACCTATCTTCAACCTAAAGAAAATGAAACCTAATAAAACATGCGGAAATTGTTCAAATAATTTTTTTAAAAAAAATTTAGCGAGGTGGACAGATACTATAAATACTCACCTTACTAATATCTTAAAAAAATTATCATGTCCTACTGAACTCAAAAAAAGCGTTGACTATAGTTTAATGGCAGGAGGAAAACGAATTAGACCTATACTCTGCCTAGCATGGGCAGAAATGTTAGGACTGGAAAAAAATAAAATCCTCAATTTTGCTTGTGGATTAGAATTTATTCATACATATTCTTTAATTCACGATGACCTTCCATCTATGGACAACGACGATCTTAGAAGAGGAAAGCCTACAAATCATAAAGTTTTTGGCGAAGCCATGGCAATCTTAGCAGGAGATGCCCTTTTAACTCAGAGCTTTGAACTCATGGCCAATAATCCTATAAAACCTAACTATATCTTAGAAGCAATCTTGCAAGTAAGTATTGCTGCTG containing:
- a CDS encoding polyprenyl synthetase family protein produces the protein MKPNKTCGNCSNNFFKKNLARWTDTINTHLTNILKKLSCPTELKKSVDYSLMAGGKRIRPILCLAWAEMLGLEKNKILNFACGLEFIHTYSLIHDDLPSMDNDDLRRGKPTNHKVFGEAMAILAGDALLTQSFELMANNPIKPNYILEAILQVSIAAGPQGMVGGQVLDLSLENQRQTSLSQIQEMHRLKTGALLEVACVSGAILAQEVGASKTDIKNASIYGRNIGLAFQIVDDILDVIGDENVLGKPVGSDIRQGKSTYPSLVGLEESYNLAQKIIQNALESLQNYKGNTKIFLEDLANYIIERAH
- the selB gene encoding selenocysteine-specific translation elongation factor, encoding MPIVMGTAGHIDHGKTTLIKALTGIDCDRLAEEKKRGITIELGFAYLDLPDGTRVSIVDVPGHEKFVKNMVAGAAGIDFVLLVVAADEGIMPQTEEHLEICSLLGINRGLVVLTKVDMVDEEWLTLVKEEVQEYLKNTFLRDAPIVSVSSHTGKGLQELQQVILEQVQKIRKNRIFDVFRLPVDRVFTLHGHGTVITGTTISGKIKTGEDIEIYPKGILAKVRSVQVHSESKEVAQAGERTALNLQGIEKEKIDRGNVLARPGTLFPSKVWTIELHCLSTAAKPLKHRTEIHFHHGSKEILARIYLLDRDELKPGEKALAQVRFPEPMVGVFQDRFVIRSFSPLRTIGGGIVLDPMSVSLKRRSPEIKYFKNLVNLNASQLILNVLNRQGIKGLNFDQLLILTNLRSKDLQKELQILSSKQEVFLVEKDIKLYVGKRVVEKLSNSLLDFLTQFHSKNELLEGITRSQLLSSWGKNYSDKLVNFLIDKLTKENKIKIENKFIKLFSHKVKVKGEKRDLLERIFKIIETSGFNPPNFKEIKDKFKLDTKELNEILALLEKEKKIVKINNNFYYAVSIAEKLKQLLLDFFAKQQEMTLADFKSITGLSRKYTIPLLEYFDRQKITMRIGDKRVLRKKS
- the xseA gene encoding exodeoxyribonuclease VII large subunit, producing MDKIINSSPYIFSVSELTQGIKDILESKFPFVWVKGQISNYTVASSGHIYFTLKDEGACLDVVWFKGNQLGFSKLKTLLKDGQEVLCAGRLNVYPPRGRYQLIIEFVQEVGTGTLFLAFEKLKEKLAQEGLFSPDTKKEIPFNPTIVGVITAPNSAALQDFLTISSQYGLEKRFILYPTSVQGEESISQIVKAIEIANIHAKAEVLVLIRGGGSLEDLWSFNTEEVARAIFSSKIPIITGIGHEIDTTIADLVADKRASTPSHVPQLLWMKKQELFSKVQQLEENLWQAIDGFLYKKEHNLSNKIREFSFLNPFKKIESLEDKFNSFQLILENKFNLFLTRKIKDFSALEQKIVSFFSPEYFKLYFQKIRGLEENLIQNCLQLLTKKENQLKLLNNQISNLDPFLPLNRGYSLVKIKSSGEIVKSIRQLKTGEKVEIRVKDGSKEAKIC
- a CDS encoding M23 family metallopeptidase, which produces MEVKKLKFVSIWFILLCWISLAFAKVKITCPTQVSQGDVFEVVFDYSDTVDALWIEYDKKVLTLPLNKKGQTKVLLGMNIGEQKIKVLKIFYLEKDIIKKERYEISPIIKRFAVQYLTLPKKMVYFDSYTLKRIQKEKKELNFILTRITPYQLLNKIIRPVQGKVISPFGVKRVLNGNIRSYHRGVDFRAKLNTPIRSFSKGKVVLIKEMFFGGNTVVVDHGLGVYSLYMHLNRFKVKKGQIVQAGQIIGLAGKTGRATGPHLHFGLFVLGRAVNPIPLFKSN
- a CDS encoding sensor domain-containing diguanylate cyclase, with the translated sequence MQEIGFIFVGKEKSVFNKLDSFLPEAPRKWVDDLSNESSIFSFWPIYFIDLTTIKNRNFLSLKEGQVVFIVSQKSDLDNIYEFPSNFLGVLTHPITKTQLVSLIKKATDLFELYTDILHMTKEISLEREILARKNALLTFLNRILTRANECLDVERIFQIAREELENVLPTEGVGGIFWWGSDADAVQCFIPQGNQENVMAWQEFLLSLAERFHHKIKEFQLNLFKIKDIKNFSRDKVILVPLKSQKSVYGCLVVLSPERGRLGKDQVQVLHSACNHLGLAILNALRFEEIKVRADHDGLTGLYNRRHFEESLRLEIKRHQRNGRSLGLLLLDVDFFKSINDKYGHLVGDMVLKKIANLVQTSVRETDIVARYGGEEFVVLLPETTEECAWILAQRIREKIEKTYFAADGKKFRVTVSIGVTSLRPGPFTPAENFILEADQALYLAKNSGRNMVCTSSEVKCKELPN
- the xseB gene encoding exodeoxyribonuclease VII small subunit, with the protein product MATTNSFDNNLKKLEEIANLLSQDDLPLEKGIKLFKEGMKIIAKCKTQLQKAKDEVETYLQPKENET
- a CDS encoding TIGR00266 family protein — protein: MKTKILFQGSYALLKVNLDPGEEIKAEPGAMVAMTEAIKMEVKKSGGGLFKSLKAKFLGGESFFNTYFKAQEQSGHLFLAPKSPGSIAELTLDGSKGFILEKGAFLAATPDVNLDVKFQGLAKGFLNKEGFFLIKVEGTGNLFLNCFGGLEKINLASGEKFIVDNGHLVAFSSDTDYKITKAGGWLSSIFSGEGIVLEFSGPGEVYIQSRNPGEFGRWLLPFIPIPTPSGGSGGSRFGFAKNNTWGSGEENSSYDMEDSFDDSFDDE